From Synechococcales cyanobacterium T60_A2020_003, one genomic window encodes:
- a CDS encoding allophycocyanin gives MSVISQVILNADDELRYPSSGELTSIKEFFQTGEQRIRIAETLAANEKKIVDESSKQLWRKRPDFISPGGNAYGNRERALCLRDYGWYLRLITYGVLAGDKEPIEKIGLIGVREMYNSLGVPVPGMVEAIRCLKDASLALLSADDAAEAAPYFDFIIQAMS, from the coding sequence ATGAGCGTCATTAGCCAAGTCATTCTTAACGCCGACGACGAGCTTCGCTACCCCAGCAGCGGAGAGCTGACGAGCATTAAAGAATTTTTTCAAACAGGTGAGCAGCGGATTCGGATTGCCGAAACCCTTGCTGCAAATGAGAAAAAAATTGTTGATGAGTCCAGCAAACAGTTGTGGCGAAAACGTCCGGATTTCATTTCCCCTGGGGGAAATGCCTATGGCAATCGTGAGCGGGCATTGTGCTTGCGCGATTATGGTTGGTATCTGCGTTTAATCACCTACGGTGTACTTGCGGGCGACAAAGAGCCGATTGAAAAGATTGGCTTGATTGGCGTACGCGAGATGTATAACTCTCTGGGTGTCCCCGTCCCTGGTATGGTTGAAGCGATTCGCTGCTTGAAGGATGCATCCTTGGCACTGCTGAGTGCTGATGATGCTGCTGAGGCTGCGCCCTATTTTGATTTCATCATCCAGGCAATGTCCTAG
- a CDS encoding STAS domain-containing protein, with translation MPETLTLTVSLRGTREVRENCQLFRLAGLLDAFSEPTFRKVMEKFAEESPNNIVLDLSQIDFIDSSGLGALVQIAKKVQTAGGTLQIVTNARVTQTVKLVRLEKFLALQPSVDVALENVNKSA, from the coding sequence ATCCCTGAAACATTGACCCTGACCGTCAGTTTACGAGGCACCCGCGAAGTCAGGGAGAATTGCCAGCTATTTCGACTTGCAGGACTGCTCGACGCGTTTTCCGAACCCACGTTTCGCAAGGTGATGGAAAAGTTCGCTGAGGAAAGTCCTAACAATATCGTCTTGGATTTGTCACAAATTGACTTTATCGATAGCTCTGGCCTGGGTGCGCTAGTGCAAATTGCGAAAAAAGTTCAAACGGCAGGTGGAACTCTGCAAATCGTGACCAATGCTCGAGTGACCCAAACCGTGAAGCTTGTTCGTCTAGAAAAGTTCTTAGCCCTACAGCCTTCCGTTGATGTAGCGCTGGAAAACGTGAATAAGTCAGCTTAG
- a CDS encoding ribonuclease III yields MLSLSAYRSLFFPLGTDDLMEAQIQQISPAALAYIGDVVYELHIRMWYLMPPKQSRLYHQNVVAQVRAEQQAHYLQVLEPKLTEEEQRIVKRGRNAATKLKPKRLSPTIYQQATSFETLIGYLYLTNPERLTELLGCLPIATSESNALLQDHCRDNL; encoded by the coding sequence ATGCTGAGTTTGTCGGCCTACCGCTCGCTTTTCTTTCCTCTAGGTACTGACGATCTAATGGAGGCTCAAATTCAACAGATTTCTCCTGCCGCTCTTGCCTATATTGGAGATGTCGTGTACGAGCTGCACATTCGCATGTGGTATCTCATGCCACCGAAGCAGAGTCGGCTGTACCACCAAAATGTGGTCGCTCAAGTCCGAGCAGAGCAACAAGCACATTACCTCCAGGTGTTAGAACCTAAGCTCACTGAGGAAGAACAGCGTATCGTTAAACGAGGTCGCAATGCCGCTACAAAGCTGAAACCAAAGCGACTTTCACCCACTATTTACCAACAAGCCACGAGTTTTGAAACCCTGATTGGGTATCTCTACCTTACAAATCCTGAGCGATTGACCGAGCTGCTGGGCTGTCTTCCAATCGCAACTTCTGAGTCAAATGCCTTGCTCCAGGATCATTGTCGGGACAATTTATAA
- the rlmB gene encoding 23S rRNA (guanosine(2251)-2'-O)-methyltransferase RlmB — MSAKKNKPSSNRSSFKGSTSGSSDKPRRKDGHKSAKPGSGKPNRRSRPGREDEFESPSPGEFTKPKHTSSPKRRSKLPGSAPKNPDSLTFASSSDRAPRQAFVSQTTVNAPTDSPEADADLLYGRHSVLAALEGDRTLNRIWITSRLRYDPRFHPLLIQAKAAGAVIDEVDHRRLSQLTQGANHQGVVAQAAPYEYLEFEELVLKAKNSEDLPLLIAADGITDPHNLGAIIRTAEALGAQGLIIPQRRSVGITSTVSKVAAGALETFPVTRVVNLSRALEQLKEEGFWIYGTAANAGNPVHQVKFDRAVVLVIGSEGEGLALLTQRHCDALVSIPLSGRTQSLNASVAAGMVLYEVFRQRWSNTVHLDTFTSKSATEYNKA; from the coding sequence ATGTCCGCCAAGAAAAATAAGCCGTCCTCAAATCGTTCTTCCTTTAAAGGGTCTACGTCAGGTTCTTCTGATAAACCTCGGCGCAAAGATGGACATAAGTCCGCAAAACCAGGGTCTGGAAAACCCAATCGGCGATCGCGCCCTGGTCGAGAGGACGAATTTGAATCCCCATCGCCAGGAGAGTTTACCAAACCCAAGCACACTTCCTCACCCAAGCGCAGGTCTAAACTGCCGGGATCAGCCCCCAAAAATCCGGATTCTCTGACATTTGCATCTTCTAGCGATCGTGCTCCCCGTCAGGCTTTCGTATCCCAGACTACGGTTAATGCCCCTACAGATAGCCCGGAGGCAGACGCCGATCTCCTCTACGGACGGCACAGCGTTTTGGCAGCCTTAGAGGGCGATCGCACCCTGAACCGGATCTGGATAACGTCCCGCCTGCGCTATGATCCCCGTTTTCATCCTTTGCTGATCCAGGCGAAAGCAGCCGGAGCCGTCATTGATGAAGTGGATCATCGTCGATTAAGCCAACTCACCCAAGGCGCAAACCATCAAGGAGTCGTGGCTCAAGCTGCACCCTACGAGTATTTAGAGTTTGAGGAACTGGTGCTCAAAGCTAAGAACAGTGAGGATTTGCCGCTTTTGATCGCCGCCGATGGCATTACTGATCCCCACAATCTCGGAGCTATTATCCGGACGGCAGAAGCGCTAGGAGCCCAAGGACTCATCATTCCGCAGCGACGCTCCGTGGGGATCACCTCTACGGTGAGCAAAGTGGCCGCCGGAGCTTTAGAAACTTTTCCGGTCACAAGGGTTGTCAATTTAAGTCGAGCCTTGGAACAATTGAAGGAAGAGGGCTTCTGGATCTATGGCACTGCTGCCAATGCCGGAAACCCAGTGCATCAGGTCAAGTTTGATCGAGCGGTGGTGCTCGTGATTGGCTCCGAAGGAGAGGGGTTAGCCTTACTCACTCAACGCCATTGCGACGCGCTCGTTTCAATTCCACTCTCTGGGCGCACACAAAGTTTGAATGCTTCCGTTGCTGCGGGTATGGTGCTTTACGAAGTATTTCGTCAGCGTTGGTCTAACACAGTTCATCTCGATACCTTTACAAGCAAAAGTGCAACGGAGTATAACAAAGCTTGA